A single window of Bombus affinis isolate iyBomAffi1 chromosome 15, iyBomAffi1.2, whole genome shotgun sequence DNA harbors:
- the LOC126924733 gene encoding ubiquitin carboxyl-terminal hydrolase 8-like isoform X2, with amino-acid sequence MDVDSERGVDAFMTSVDGPIKLPETPTRDPLVSDNEEIINCDQLFQLIQKADSRYLIIDIRPKLKYEASRILSDKSVNIPNTIIKPGKLTTYFEEYLRKDKKSLDLFKHRAAQYVDVIILTDWDTSSKTLTPENHLNILRKILEDWDPGIKYKRITILDGGYAEWLTRYPAFTTNPNIVEPSLHDIADEILDNIEYPELIHLDEEENIIKSRENKLIKLKPVNKNEIASKGSITNDKMWYKHMDSEISNNITMRSKNFMNSSIEADKVPKSNTSSRQYDNNLLNLQHKKTSNIIRKNDIKPIVDRSSKPVSLDTSNSESKIVLKLMKQLNELAKNKQDLDQEILEQERTLYMQHDIKYKGSNEEEYIHSNVKVLHSKLEDKQKEYKKIEDELTKYYGKMESIKFNPTEENEKGNLEFTLALLKRRMKDTSAERKKLREISMKNNYKELSKKENENNIHKEPLKMDSTSMGGNLERSYSSPNLLQLTDRKAPQVDRSSKPQVSSYNHNGTYGDNKMSHLSWANREERMTPVHGSVYPGITGLKNLGNSCYMNSIIQCLSNTTHLAKYFMDNLYADDLNTNNDNNTQGQVVEEVAQVIKALWRGQYKSISPHDLKIAVGQYKLQFESYEQQDSHEFLTFLLDWMHNDLKKNCKVPLEMTVAEKAWDKAMDSQKSIISDLFFGQLRSTITCSFCKQSSTTYEIFNSLTMSLPHANRCTLNDCILKFVSGQKVIGWKCPKCQTPREATKKFDFVKLAPIIVIHLNRFAESGGWLEKRNTAVDFPLTDFNLKPYLVADSSSATISNIRSYNYSYSLYAMSNHYGTMEGGHYTAFCKNATQNKWYKYDDQTVTEVTVNQVRSQNTNAYLLFYTSFPSNIM; translated from the exons ATGGATGTAGATAGCGAAAGAGGAGTAGATGCTTTTATGACTTCTGTTGATGGTCCTATAAAGTTACCTGAGACACCAACCAGGGATCCATTGGTCAGTGATAATGAAGAAATTATAAACTGTGATCaactatttcaattaatacaaaaaGCAGATAGTAGATATTTGATCATTGATATCAGACCTAAGTTAAAATATGAAGCTTCAAGAATATTATCTGACAAATCTGTTAATATTCCTAATACCATAATAAAACCTGG CAAATTAACAACGTATTTTGAAGAATATCTTCGCAAAGATAAGAAATCTCTAGATCTGTTTAAACATAGGGCAGCGCAATATGTCGATGTTATAATCCTGACCGATTGGGATACATCGAGCAAAACATTGACGCCTGAAAACCACTTAAATATACTAAGGAAAATTTTAGAAGATTGGGATCctggtataaaatataaaagaattacGATTTTGGATGGTGGTTATGCGGAATGGTTAACTCGTTATCCAGCATTTACAACAAATCCTAATATTGTAGAGCCTAGTTTACACGACATTGCAGACGAAATATTAGATAACATAGAGTACCCTGAATTAATACACTTAGATGAggaagaaaatattattaagtCACGTGAAAATAAACTAATTAAATTAAAGCCAGTAAATAAGAACGAAATCGCGTCGAAAGGTAGCATTACGAATGATAAAATGTGGTACAAACACATGGACTCAGAAATAAGTAACAATATTACTATGCGCTCTAAAAACTTTATGAATAGTTCTATTGAAGCAGATAAAGTCCCCAAAAGCAACACGAGTTCACGACAATACGATAATAATTTGTTGAATCTTCAGCATAAGAAAACATCGAATATTATTAGGAAGAATGACATAAAACCAATAGTAGATAGAAGTAGCAAACCAGTTTCCTTAGACACTTCCAATTCAGAATCGAAAATAGTTTTGAAGTTAATGAAACAGTTAAATGAGTTGGCAAAGAATAAGCAGGACTTGGATCAAGAAATCTTAGAACAAGAACGCACTTTGTACATGCAACATGATATTAAGTACAAAGGTTCAAATGAGGAGGAATATATTCATAGTAATGTAAAGGTTTTGCACTCGAAATTGGAAGATAAG CAAAAAGAATATAAGAAAATCGAAGATGAACTTACCAAATATTATGGAAAAATGGAATCAATTAAATTTAATCCTACAGAGGAAAACGAAAAGGGCAATCTCGAGTTCACCCTAGCTTTACTGAAACGGCGAATGAAAGATACTTCTGCAGAGCGAAAAAAATTACGAGA AATatctatgaaaaataattacaaagaATTATCGAAAAAAGAGAATGAAAATAATATCCACAAGGAACCTCTGAAAATGGATAGTACATCAATGGGAGGAAATTTAGAGCGTTCGTACTCCAGTCCAAACTTATTACAG TTGACGGATCGTAAAGCACCGCAAGTAGACAGAAGCTCGAAGCCACAAGTCTCGTCGTACAATCATAATGGGACTTATGGCGATAATAAAATGTCCCATTTGAGTTGGGCGAATCGTGAAGAAAGAATGACACCTGTTCATGGAAGTGTT TATCCAGGCATTACAGGGTTAAAGAACTTAGGCAACTCCTGCTACATGAACAGTATTATACAGTGCTTAAGTAATACCACGCATTTAGCCAAATACTTTATGGACAATTTGTACGCCGATGACCTAAACACCAATAACGATAACAATACGCAAGGCCAGGTTGTGGAAGAAGTAGCTCAAGTGATTAAAGCACTCTGGAGAGGTCAATACAAGAGCATATCGCCACATGATCTTAAG ATCGCCGTGGGACAATACAAATTACAATTTGAAAGTTACGAACAACAAGACTCCCATGAATTCCTCACTTTTCTCTTAGATTGGATGCATAACGATCTAAAAAAG AATTGTAAAGTGCCTCTGGAAATGACAGTCGCCGAGAAAGCCTGGGATAAAGCGATGGATTCCCAAAAATCCATAATATCAGACTTATTCTTTGGACAATTAAGGTCTACTATCACGTGTAGCTTTTGCAAGCAAAGTAGTACTACGTATGAGATTTTCAACAGCTTGACAATGTCTTTACCTCATGCCAATCGGTGTACATTAAAC GACTGCATTTTAAAGTTTGTAAGTGGACAGAAGGTAATAGGATGGAAGTGTCCAAAGTGCCAGACACCTCGAGAAGCTACGAAGAAATTCGATTTCGTGAAATTGGCGCCTATTATAGTTATACATTTAAATCGTTTCGCCGAGAGTGGTGGATGGCTCGAGAAACGAAACACTGCTGTAGATTTTCCACTCACAGATTTTAATTTGAAACCGTACTTGGTGGCAGATAGTAGCAGTGCTACGATTTCGAATATCCGCAGTTATAATTATAGTTACAGTTTATATGCAATGTCTAACCATTATGGGACCATGGAAGGCGGCCATTATACGGCCTTCTGTAAAAACGCGACCCAAAATAA GTGGTATAAATACGACGATCAAACAGTCACGGAAGTTACGGTGAATCAAGTAAGGTCTCAGAACACCAATGCGTATCTTTTATTTTACACATCTTTCCCGAgcaacattatgtag
- the LOC126924733 gene encoding ubiquitin carboxyl-terminal hydrolase 8-like isoform X1, translated as MSKKVSLQYSSIKDLQQKTRINYTGKKPSDIYKRLPDMYNLAENAKLQGEEEKQYIMLKRWMNCIDWLKTTREYRDDRTFLNMHIKQINEVKKLLADLNQRLDARYKLQLKETTLEKVNVEKMDVDSERGVDAFMTSVDGPIKLPETPTRDPLVSDNEEIINCDQLFQLIQKADSRYLIIDIRPKLKYEASRILSDKSVNIPNTIIKPGKLTTYFEEYLRKDKKSLDLFKHRAAQYVDVIILTDWDTSSKTLTPENHLNILRKILEDWDPGIKYKRITILDGGYAEWLTRYPAFTTNPNIVEPSLHDIADEILDNIEYPELIHLDEEENIIKSRENKLIKLKPVNKNEIASKGSITNDKMWYKHMDSEISNNITMRSKNFMNSSIEADKVPKSNTSSRQYDNNLLNLQHKKTSNIIRKNDIKPIVDRSSKPVSLDTSNSESKIVLKLMKQLNELAKNKQDLDQEILEQERTLYMQHDIKYKGSNEEEYIHSNVKVLHSKLEDKQKEYKKIEDELTKYYGKMESIKFNPTEENEKGNLEFTLALLKRRMKDTSAERKKLREISMKNNYKELSKKENENNIHKEPLKMDSTSMGGNLERSYSSPNLLQLTDRKAPQVDRSSKPQVSSYNHNGTYGDNKMSHLSWANREERMTPVHGSVYPGITGLKNLGNSCYMNSIIQCLSNTTHLAKYFMDNLYADDLNTNNDNNTQGQVVEEVAQVIKALWRGQYKSISPHDLKIAVGQYKLQFESYEQQDSHEFLTFLLDWMHNDLKKNCKVPLEMTVAEKAWDKAMDSQKSIISDLFFGQLRSTITCSFCKQSSTTYEIFNSLTMSLPHANRCTLNDCILKFVSGQKVIGWKCPKCQTPREATKKFDFVKLAPIIVIHLNRFAESGGWLEKRNTAVDFPLTDFNLKPYLVADSSSATISNIRSYNYSYSLYAMSNHYGTMEGGHYTAFCKNATQNKWYKYDDQTVTEVTVNQVRSQNTNAYLLFYTSFPSNIM; from the exons ATGTCTAAGAAAGTATCTTTACAATACAGCAGCATAAAAGATCTACAGCAAAAGACCAGAATCAATTACACTGGGAAAAAGCCCTCAGATATTTACAAAAGGCTCCCTGATATGTATAATCTGGCTGAGAATGCCAAGTTACAAGGAGAGGAGGAGAAGCAATATATCATGTTAAAAAGATGGATGAACTGCATTGATTGGTTGAAAACCACTCGAGAATATAGGGATGACAGAACATTCTTGAATATGCATATCAAACAG ATCAATGAAGTAAAAAAACTACTTGCGGACTTGAATCAAAGATTAGATGCGCGATACAAACTGCAGTTGAAAGAGACGACATTGGAGAAAGTTAATGTAGAAAAAATGGATGTAGATAGCGAAAGAGGAGTAGATGCTTTTATGACTTCTGTTGATGGTCCTATAAAGTTACCTGAGACACCAACCAGGGATCCATTGGTCAGTGATAATGAAGAAATTATAAACTGTGATCaactatttcaattaatacaaaaaGCAGATAGTAGATATTTGATCATTGATATCAGACCTAAGTTAAAATATGAAGCTTCAAGAATATTATCTGACAAATCTGTTAATATTCCTAATACCATAATAAAACCTGG CAAATTAACAACGTATTTTGAAGAATATCTTCGCAAAGATAAGAAATCTCTAGATCTGTTTAAACATAGGGCAGCGCAATATGTCGATGTTATAATCCTGACCGATTGGGATACATCGAGCAAAACATTGACGCCTGAAAACCACTTAAATATACTAAGGAAAATTTTAGAAGATTGGGATCctggtataaaatataaaagaattacGATTTTGGATGGTGGTTATGCGGAATGGTTAACTCGTTATCCAGCATTTACAACAAATCCTAATATTGTAGAGCCTAGTTTACACGACATTGCAGACGAAATATTAGATAACATAGAGTACCCTGAATTAATACACTTAGATGAggaagaaaatattattaagtCACGTGAAAATAAACTAATTAAATTAAAGCCAGTAAATAAGAACGAAATCGCGTCGAAAGGTAGCATTACGAATGATAAAATGTGGTACAAACACATGGACTCAGAAATAAGTAACAATATTACTATGCGCTCTAAAAACTTTATGAATAGTTCTATTGAAGCAGATAAAGTCCCCAAAAGCAACACGAGTTCACGACAATACGATAATAATTTGTTGAATCTTCAGCATAAGAAAACATCGAATATTATTAGGAAGAATGACATAAAACCAATAGTAGATAGAAGTAGCAAACCAGTTTCCTTAGACACTTCCAATTCAGAATCGAAAATAGTTTTGAAGTTAATGAAACAGTTAAATGAGTTGGCAAAGAATAAGCAGGACTTGGATCAAGAAATCTTAGAACAAGAACGCACTTTGTACATGCAACATGATATTAAGTACAAAGGTTCAAATGAGGAGGAATATATTCATAGTAATGTAAAGGTTTTGCACTCGAAATTGGAAGATAAG CAAAAAGAATATAAGAAAATCGAAGATGAACTTACCAAATATTATGGAAAAATGGAATCAATTAAATTTAATCCTACAGAGGAAAACGAAAAGGGCAATCTCGAGTTCACCCTAGCTTTACTGAAACGGCGAATGAAAGATACTTCTGCAGAGCGAAAAAAATTACGAGA AATatctatgaaaaataattacaaagaATTATCGAAAAAAGAGAATGAAAATAATATCCACAAGGAACCTCTGAAAATGGATAGTACATCAATGGGAGGAAATTTAGAGCGTTCGTACTCCAGTCCAAACTTATTACAG TTGACGGATCGTAAAGCACCGCAAGTAGACAGAAGCTCGAAGCCACAAGTCTCGTCGTACAATCATAATGGGACTTATGGCGATAATAAAATGTCCCATTTGAGTTGGGCGAATCGTGAAGAAAGAATGACACCTGTTCATGGAAGTGTT TATCCAGGCATTACAGGGTTAAAGAACTTAGGCAACTCCTGCTACATGAACAGTATTATACAGTGCTTAAGTAATACCACGCATTTAGCCAAATACTTTATGGACAATTTGTACGCCGATGACCTAAACACCAATAACGATAACAATACGCAAGGCCAGGTTGTGGAAGAAGTAGCTCAAGTGATTAAAGCACTCTGGAGAGGTCAATACAAGAGCATATCGCCACATGATCTTAAG ATCGCCGTGGGACAATACAAATTACAATTTGAAAGTTACGAACAACAAGACTCCCATGAATTCCTCACTTTTCTCTTAGATTGGATGCATAACGATCTAAAAAAG AATTGTAAAGTGCCTCTGGAAATGACAGTCGCCGAGAAAGCCTGGGATAAAGCGATGGATTCCCAAAAATCCATAATATCAGACTTATTCTTTGGACAATTAAGGTCTACTATCACGTGTAGCTTTTGCAAGCAAAGTAGTACTACGTATGAGATTTTCAACAGCTTGACAATGTCTTTACCTCATGCCAATCGGTGTACATTAAAC GACTGCATTTTAAAGTTTGTAAGTGGACAGAAGGTAATAGGATGGAAGTGTCCAAAGTGCCAGACACCTCGAGAAGCTACGAAGAAATTCGATTTCGTGAAATTGGCGCCTATTATAGTTATACATTTAAATCGTTTCGCCGAGAGTGGTGGATGGCTCGAGAAACGAAACACTGCTGTAGATTTTCCACTCACAGATTTTAATTTGAAACCGTACTTGGTGGCAGATAGTAGCAGTGCTACGATTTCGAATATCCGCAGTTATAATTATAGTTACAGTTTATATGCAATGTCTAACCATTATGGGACCATGGAAGGCGGCCATTATACGGCCTTCTGTAAAAACGCGACCCAAAATAA GTGGTATAAATACGACGATCAAACAGTCACGGAAGTTACGGTGAATCAAGTAAGGTCTCAGAACACCAATGCGTATCTTTTATTTTACACATCTTTCCCGAgcaacattatgtag